A single genomic interval of Novosphingobium ginsenosidimutans harbors:
- the atpA gene encoding F0F1 ATP synthase subunit alpha, with amino-acid sequence MDIRAAEISKVIKDQIASFGTKAQVSEVGTVLSVGDGIARIHGLDKVQAGEMVEFANGVKGMALNLEADNVGVVIFGSDAEIKEGDTVKRTETIVDVPVGKGLLGRVVDALGNPIDGKGPIEGATRQRVEVKAPGIIPRQSVNEPVQTGLKAIDALVPVGRGQRELIIGDRQTGKTAVAIDTFINQKGVNAGTDESKKLYCIYVAVGQKRSTVAQIVRQLEENGAMEYTIVIAATASEPAPLQYLAPYTGATMGEFFRDNGMHAVIVYDDLSKQAVAYRQMSLLLRRPPGREAYPGDVFYLHSRLLERAAKMNDSLGGGSLTALPIIETQAGDVSAYIPTNVISITDGQIFLETGLFYQGVRPAINVGLSVSRVGGAAQTKAMKKVSGSIKLELAQYREMAAFAQFGSDLDASTQKLLNRGARLTELLKQAQFSPLPFEEQTVSIFAGTNGYLDAIATGDVVRYEAEMLSFMRDKHADVLKLIRDTRDFGDDAKKGTVAALEAFAKQFA; translated from the coding sequence ATGGATATCCGCGCCGCTGAAATCTCGAAGGTCATCAAGGACCAGATCGCCAGCTTCGGTACGAAGGCCCAGGTCTCGGAAGTCGGCACCGTGCTGTCCGTCGGTGACGGCATTGCCCGCATCCATGGCCTCGACAAGGTTCAGGCCGGTGAAATGGTCGAGTTCGCCAATGGCGTTAAGGGCATGGCCCTGAACCTCGAAGCCGATAACGTCGGCGTCGTGATCTTCGGCTCGGACGCCGAGATCAAGGAAGGCGACACCGTCAAGCGCACCGAAACCATCGTGGACGTCCCCGTCGGCAAGGGCCTGCTCGGCCGCGTGGTCGACGCGCTGGGCAACCCGATCGACGGCAAGGGCCCGATCGAAGGAGCCACCCGCCAGCGCGTGGAAGTAAAGGCTCCGGGCATCATCCCGCGCCAGTCGGTGAACGAGCCGGTTCAGACCGGGCTCAAGGCGATTGACGCCCTCGTCCCCGTTGGCCGCGGCCAGCGCGAACTGATCATCGGTGACCGCCAGACCGGCAAGACCGCCGTCGCGATCGACACCTTCATCAACCAGAAGGGCGTCAACGCCGGCACGGATGAGAGCAAGAAGCTCTACTGCATCTACGTCGCTGTCGGCCAGAAGCGCTCGACCGTCGCGCAGATCGTGCGCCAGCTCGAAGAAAACGGCGCGATGGAATATACGATCGTCATCGCCGCAACCGCTTCGGAGCCGGCTCCGCTGCAGTACCTGGCGCCCTACACCGGCGCGACCATGGGCGAATTCTTCCGCGACAACGGCATGCACGCCGTGATCGTGTATGACGACCTTTCGAAGCAGGCCGTCGCCTATCGCCAGATGTCGCTGCTGCTGCGCCGCCCGCCGGGCCGCGAAGCCTATCCGGGTGACGTGTTCTATCTCCACAGCCGCCTGCTTGAACGTGCGGCCAAGATGAATGACAGCCTGGGCGGCGGATCGCTGACCGCCCTGCCGATCATTGAAACCCAGGCGGGCGACGTGTCGGCCTACATTCCGACCAACGTGATCTCGATCACCGACGGCCAGATCTTCCTCGAAACCGGCCTGTTCTATCAGGGCGTCCGTCCGGCGATCAACGTCGGTCTGTCGGTTAGCCGCGTCGGCGGCGCCGCCCAGACCAAGGCGATGAAGAAGGTGTCGGGCTCGATCAAGCTGGAGCTGGCGCAGTACCGCGAAATGGCGGCCTTCGCCCAGTTCGGTTCGGACCTCGACGCTTCGACCCAGAAGCTGCTCAACCGCGGTGCGCGCCTGACGGAGCTGCTCAAACAGGCCCAGTTCAGCCCGCTGCCGTTCGAAGAGCAGACCGTGTCGATCTTCGCCGGCACCAATGGCTACCTCGATGCCATCGCGACCGGCGACGTTGTCCGCTATGAAGCCGAAATGCTCAGCTTCATGCGCGACAAGCACGCCGACGTGCTCAAGCTGATCCGCGACACCCGCGATTTCGGCGACGATGCCAAGAAGGGCACCGTGGCCGCACTCGAAGCTTTCGCGAAGCAGTTCGCCTGA
- a CDS encoding F0F1 ATP synthase subunit gamma, with the protein MASLKELKGRINSVKSTQKITKAKQMVAAAKLRKAQTAAEAARPYAARLATVMGSLAAKITVSENSPKLLAGTGKDQVHLLVVANSDKGLCGAFNSNIVKAAMVKARALEAEGKTVLFYLVGRKGRAVVRRLYPKAVLAMFDTTDVREPGFAEAQKIANELVALYDEGKFDVAHLFYSRFQSALAQVPTEQQIIPVPAPKVAASSSDGAVVEYEPEEEAILAELLPRYLRTQLFGALLENQASEQGASMTAMDNATRNAGELIQKLTIQYNRSRQAAITTELIEIIAGAEAL; encoded by the coding sequence ATGGCCTCGCTTAAGGAACTCAAAGGTCGGATCAACTCGGTCAAGTCGACCCAGAAGATCACCAAGGCCAAGCAGATGGTCGCCGCGGCCAAGCTGCGCAAGGCGCAGACCGCTGCCGAAGCCGCCCGGCCCTATGCCGCGCGGCTGGCCACGGTAATGGGCTCGCTTGCTGCCAAGATCACGGTCAGCGAGAACAGCCCCAAGCTCCTCGCCGGGACGGGCAAGGACCAGGTTCACCTGCTGGTCGTGGCCAACTCGGACAAGGGCCTGTGCGGCGCGTTCAATTCGAACATCGTCAAGGCTGCAATGGTCAAGGCCCGCGCGCTGGAAGCCGAAGGCAAGACCGTGCTGTTCTACCTTGTCGGCCGCAAGGGCCGCGCGGTGGTGCGCCGGCTTTACCCGAAGGCTGTGCTGGCCATGTTCGACACGACCGACGTGCGCGAACCCGGCTTTGCCGAAGCCCAGAAGATCGCGAACGAACTCGTCGCGCTCTATGACGAAGGCAAGTTCGACGTCGCCCACCTGTTCTATTCGCGCTTCCAGAGTGCGCTCGCGCAGGTCCCGACCGAACAGCAGATCATCCCCGTCCCCGCCCCCAAGGTTGCTGCTTCCAGCAGCGATGGCGCCGTGGTGGAATACGAGCCCGAGGAAGAAGCAATCCTCGCCGAACTGCTGCCGCGCTATCTGCGGACCCAGCTGTTCGGCGCACTGCTGGAAAACCAGGCCTCGGAACAGGGTGCGTCGATGACCGCGATGGACAACGCCACGCGCAACGCCGGCGAACTGATCCAGAAGCTGACCATCCAGTACAACCGCAGCCGTCAGGCCGCGATTACCACCGAACTGATCGAAATCATCGCGGGCGCCGAAGCGCTCTAA
- the atpD gene encoding F0F1 ATP synthase subunit beta, protein MATAAKTTTRKKAAPAAANTAGGKISQVIGAVVDVTFDGELPAILSALETDNNGTRLVLEVAQHLGENTVRTIAMDSTDGLTRGQPVTATGAQISVPVGPQTLGRILNVVGDPIDERGPVNTDLRAPIHAAAPEFVDQSTEAAILVTGIKVIDLLAPYAKGGKIGLFGGAGVGKTVLIQELINNIAKGHGGVSVFAGVGERTREGNDLYHEFLDAGVIAKDADGNATPEGSKVALVFGQMNEPPGARARVALSGLTMAEYFRDQEGQDVLFFVDNIFRFTQAGSEVSALLGRIPSAVGYQPTLATDMGALQERITSTTKGSITSVQAIYVPADDLTDPAPATSFAHLDATTTLSRAISELGIYPAVDPLDSTSRVLTPAVVGQEHYDVARRVQETLQKYKSLQDIIAILGMDELSEEDKLTVARARKIQRFLSQPFHVAEVFTNIPGKFVQVEDTVRSFKAVVEGEYDHLPEAAFYMVGGIDEAVEKAKKLAEEA, encoded by the coding sequence ATGGCCACCGCAGCCAAGACCACCACTCGCAAGAAGGCCGCTCCGGCCGCCGCCAACACCGCTGGCGGCAAGATCAGCCAGGTCATCGGCGCCGTCGTCGACGTGACCTTCGACGGCGAACTGCCGGCGATTCTCTCGGCGCTGGAAACCGACAACAACGGCACCCGTCTGGTGCTCGAAGTTGCCCAGCACCTGGGTGAAAACACCGTCCGCACCATCGCGATGGACTCGACCGACGGTCTGACCCGCGGTCAGCCGGTCACCGCCACGGGCGCGCAGATCTCGGTGCCGGTCGGTCCGCAGACCCTGGGCCGCATCCTCAACGTGGTCGGCGATCCGATCGACGAGCGCGGCCCGGTCAACACCGACCTGCGCGCGCCGATCCACGCTGCTGCGCCGGAATTCGTCGACCAGTCGACCGAAGCCGCGATCCTCGTGACCGGCATCAAGGTTATCGACCTGCTCGCGCCTTATGCCAAGGGCGGCAAGATCGGCCTGTTCGGCGGCGCCGGCGTGGGCAAGACCGTGCTGATCCAGGAACTGATCAACAACATCGCCAAGGGCCACGGCGGCGTGTCGGTCTTCGCGGGCGTCGGTGAACGCACCCGCGAAGGTAACGACCTCTACCACGAATTCCTCGACGCCGGCGTTATCGCCAAGGACGCCGATGGCAATGCCACGCCGGAAGGCTCCAAGGTGGCGCTGGTGTTCGGCCAGATGAACGAGCCTCCGGGCGCCCGCGCCCGCGTTGCGCTCTCGGGTCTGACCATGGCCGAATACTTCCGCGACCAGGAAGGCCAGGACGTGCTGTTCTTTGTCGACAACATCTTCCGCTTCACCCAGGCGGGTTCGGAAGTGTCGGCGCTGCTCGGCCGTATTCCTTCGGCCGTGGGCTATCAGCCGACCCTGGCGACCGACATGGGCGCGCTGCAGGAACGCATCACCTCGACCACCAAGGGCTCAATCACCTCGGTGCAGGCGATTTACGTTCCCGCGGACGACCTTACCGACCCGGCGCCGGCCACCTCGTTTGCTCACCTTGACGCCACGACCACCCTGTCGCGCGCGATCTCGGAACTGGGCATCTACCCGGCCGTTGACCCGCTCGACTCGACCAGCCGCGTGCTGACCCCGGCCGTTGTCGGCCAGGAGCACTACGACGTTGCTCGCCGCGTTCAGGAAACGCTGCAGAAGTACAAGTCGCTGCAGGACATCATCGCGATCCTGGGCATGGACGAGCTTTCGGAAGAAGATAAGCTCACTGTGGCCCGCGCCCGCAAGATCCAGCGCTTCCTGTCGCAGCCGTTCCACGTCGCCGAAGTCTTCACCAACATCCCGGGCAAGTTCGTCCAGGTCGAAGACACCGTGCGCTCGTTCAAGGCCGTGGTCGAAGGCGAATACGATCACCTGCCCGAAGCCGCCTTCTACATGGTCGGCGGGATCGACGAAGCGGTCGAAAAGGCCAAGAAGCTGGCTGAGGAAGCCTAA
- a CDS encoding ATP synthase F1 subunit epsilon yields MALHFELVTPARLVRSEDVHMVVVPGAEGEFGVLEGHAPFMSTIRDGALLVYRTEGGAPETIQIQGGFAEVAATGLTVLAEHVEG; encoded by the coding sequence ATGGCCCTGCACTTCGAACTCGTCACGCCGGCACGGCTCGTTCGCTCGGAAGACGTCCACATGGTGGTCGTCCCCGGTGCGGAAGGCGAGTTCGGCGTGCTTGAAGGGCACGCGCCCTTCATGTCGACCATCCGCGACGGTGCCCTGCTGGTCTACCGGACCGAAGGTGGTGCTCCGGAAACCATCCAGATCCAGGGCGGCTTCGCTGAAGTCGCCGCGACTGGCCTGACCGTCCTGGCGGAACACGTCGAAGGCTAA
- a CDS encoding DUF418 domain-containing protein translates to MHNGDSDDLARPAAATAAERIEALDALRGFALLGILLANILYWSGWGLMSEAQHLALAGADGATWQYRFHHLLIDGKFYTLFSLLFGAGFALQLARIEGRGGNGLAIYRRRVLVLLGIGLIHSCLIWDGDILTLYALLGLILPLFIRWSDARLAITALILIFAVPFAGVALFDALGWAPHTALYNLGDSVALALGTRLTEDNGVAVLASGRWDQLAAWIISGPIYAWGIKLESWRIPKVLGIMLLGLIVGRWFAGGRLPGDRTLLRRTLLAGLLLGLPPTLAYAFMPKQDQADWSSLLGTVPMALAYGAAFLLAWPHARRVQQLFVAPGRMALTNYLSQTLIGIVLFYGVGFGLVGQVKPLGIYAIALGIFAVQIVFSRWWLARHAMGPMERLWRNLTYGRRPQ, encoded by the coding sequence ATGCATAACGGGGACAGTGACGATCTAGCCAGGCCGGCCGCTGCGACAGCGGCCGAACGGATTGAGGCGCTTGACGCGCTGCGCGGCTTTGCGCTGCTGGGCATCCTGCTTGCCAACATACTCTATTGGTCCGGCTGGGGACTGATGAGCGAAGCCCAGCATCTGGCCTTGGCCGGGGCGGATGGCGCGACCTGGCAGTACCGGTTCCATCATCTGCTCATCGACGGGAAGTTCTACACGCTGTTTTCGCTGCTGTTCGGGGCCGGTTTCGCGCTCCAGCTGGCGCGGATCGAGGGGCGCGGCGGCAATGGCCTGGCGATCTACCGGCGGCGGGTGCTGGTCTTGCTGGGTATCGGGCTGATCCATTCCTGCCTGATCTGGGACGGCGATATCTTGACGCTTTATGCGCTGCTGGGGCTGATCTTGCCGCTGTTCATCCGTTGGAGCGATGCCCGGCTTGCGATTACGGCCCTGATCCTGATTTTCGCTGTGCCCTTTGCGGGGGTTGCCTTGTTCGATGCCCTGGGTTGGGCGCCGCACACCGCGCTCTACAACCTTGGCGACTCGGTCGCCCTGGCGCTTGGGACGCGACTGACGGAAGACAATGGCGTTGCCGTTCTGGCCAGCGGCCGCTGGGATCAGCTGGCAGCCTGGATCATCAGCGGCCCGATTTATGCCTGGGGGATCAAGCTTGAATCCTGGCGCATCCCGAAGGTTCTGGGGATCATGCTGCTGGGCCTGATCGTTGGGCGCTGGTTTGCCGGCGGGCGGTTGCCGGGCGACCGGACGCTGCTGCGCCGCACCTTGCTGGCAGGCCTGCTGCTGGGGCTGCCGCCAACCCTGGCCTATGCGTTCATGCCAAAACAGGATCAGGCGGACTGGTCCTCGCTGCTCGGGACGGTGCCGATGGCCCTGGCCTATGGCGCTGCTTTCCTGCTCGCCTGGCCCCATGCGCGCAGGGTGCAGCAGCTGTTTGTCGCGCCGGGCCGGATGGCACTGACCAATTATCTGAGCCAAACGCTGATCGGGATCGTGCTGTTCTATGGGGTTGGTTTCGGGCTTGTCGGGCAGGTCAAGCCACTGGGCATCTATGCTATTGCCCTGGGCATTTTTGCCGTTCAGATCGTATTCTCGCGGTGGTGGCTGGCGCGCCATGCCATGGGGCCGATGGAGCGGCTCTGGCGCAACCTGACTTACGGCCGCCGGCCGCAGTAG
- a CDS encoding PhzF family phenazine biosynthesis protein, with translation MTVTRRFAQVDVFTAVPLMGNPVAVVLDGEGLTTEQMQAMAAWTNLSETTFVLPPSQAGADYRVRIFTPKAELPFAGHPTLGTAHAVIEVGIAAPKDGRLVQECAVGLVELTVGADRLSFRLPRYALTELSDPEATAWINAPVRGMAQAVDVGPVWLVAEVDGVSALEHLAHDEARLAAYYVPKGWTGATLFAAEGDRVVVRSFAPGDGIPEDPVCGSGNGAAAAFRLNARQVGDGDSYRASQGRQVGRDGWIDIRFEGSSIHVGGQCVTCITGTVTI, from the coding sequence ATGACCGTTACTCGCCGCTTCGCCCAGGTCGACGTGTTTACCGCTGTGCCGCTGATGGGCAATCCCGTCGCCGTGGTGCTCGACGGGGAGGGGCTGACTACAGAGCAGATGCAGGCGATGGCGGCCTGGACCAACCTGTCGGAAACAACCTTTGTCCTGCCGCCGAGCCAGGCCGGGGCGGATTACCGGGTACGGATTTTCACGCCGAAGGCCGAACTGCCCTTTGCTGGTCACCCCACGCTGGGGACGGCGCATGCCGTGATCGAGGTGGGCATCGCGGCACCAAAAGATGGCCGTCTGGTGCAGGAATGCGCGGTTGGCCTGGTCGAACTGACGGTTGGTGCCGATCGCCTGTCGTTCCGTTTGCCGCGTTATGCCCTGACTGAGCTCAGCGATCCGGAGGCGACAGCCTGGATCAACGCGCCGGTCAGGGGCATGGCCCAGGCGGTCGATGTCGGGCCAGTCTGGCTAGTGGCCGAAGTGGACGGTGTTTCTGCGCTTGAGCACCTGGCCCATGATGAAGCCCGGCTGGCAGCTTACTATGTCCCCAAGGGATGGACCGGTGCCACGCTATTTGCTGCTGAAGGAGACCGGGTGGTGGTTCGCAGTTTTGCCCCTGGCGATGGCATCCCCGAAGACCCGGTTTGCGGCAGCGGCAACGGTGCAGCAGCAGCATTCCGGCTGAATGCCCGGCAGGTCGGCGATGGCGACAGCTACCGCGCCAGCCAGGGCCGCCAGGTCGGCCGCGATGGCTGGATCGACATCCGCTTCGAAGGGTCTAGTATCCATGTCGGGGGGCAGTGCGTAACATGCATAACGGGGACAGTGACGATCTAG
- a CDS encoding DUF6265 family protein: MKKLVLAALLTLSAPLGAQSAARSLPEWMAGTWVHEDGASWSDEIWTDARGGLMLGLARTGFGPRLDNWEIAQIRRKPDGTISFLAQPQGKPASEFPMVLVSEEAIEFANPAHDYPQRIRYWRQGKLLMAEISKMDGSQVMRWNYRPVVPPQD, translated from the coding sequence ATGAAGAAGCTTGTACTCGCTGCCCTCCTGACGCTTTCGGCTCCCCTCGGCGCGCAGAGCGCCGCGCGCAGCTTGCCCGAATGGATGGCCGGAACCTGGGTGCACGAGGATGGGGCAAGCTGGTCGGACGAAATCTGGACGGACGCGCGGGGCGGCCTGATGCTCGGCCTTGCCCGCACCGGGTTCGGGCCGCGGCTCGACAACTGGGAGATTGCCCAGATCCGGCGGAAGCCTGACGGTACGATCAGCTTCCTGGCCCAGCCGCAGGGCAAGCCAGCCAGCGAGTTTCCGATGGTGTTGGTCAGCGAGGAAGCGATCGAATTCGCCAATCCGGCGCACGATTACCCGCAGCGAATCCGCTATTGGCGCCAGGGTAAGCTGTTGATGGCCGAAATTTCCAAAATGGACGGCAGTCAGGTGATGCGCTGGAACTATCGCCCAGTCGTCCCCCCGCAGGATTGA
- a CDS encoding DMT family transporter, whose amino-acid sequence MPAENRSGLLFALAGFAVLSVGDGVIKSMAGQWSPVAIAALRFSIAAFGLGALLAAREGTAAMRQMWRWPQAGRGLALAVSSTIFFTSLFVLPLATATALGFTSPMFAALFAAILLGEPARKETWIASAVAFIGVLIVLRPNLVEAGWWAVLPVFSAMTFALLIIGNRYVAGQASGLAMQFVVAAYAAPILLVATPLFALTGIERFAVGMPDRSIVVRCAVVALTASCAHWLVYLGTTRAGAAKVAPMSYIQLLVASVIGWGWFGDHPDGWTLLGAVIIISAGLYLWRAGLVKEPAESE is encoded by the coding sequence TTGCCCGCTGAAAACCGTTCCGGACTGCTGTTTGCCCTGGCCGGGTTTGCCGTGCTTTCCGTTGGAGACGGCGTGATCAAGTCGATGGCCGGGCAGTGGTCGCCAGTGGCGATTGCAGCCCTGCGGTTCAGCATCGCTGCATTCGGGCTTGGGGCCTTGTTGGCCGCGCGCGAGGGGACTGCCGCAATGCGCCAGATGTGGCGCTGGCCGCAGGCCGGACGGGGCCTTGCGCTGGCAGTTTCATCAACCATTTTCTTCACTTCGCTGTTTGTCCTGCCACTAGCGACCGCGACCGCGCTGGGTTTTACCAGCCCGATGTTCGCGGCCTTGTTTGCTGCTATCCTGTTGGGTGAGCCAGCCCGCAAGGAAACCTGGATCGCTTCAGCCGTGGCCTTCATTGGGGTTCTGATCGTGCTGCGGCCAAACTTGGTGGAAGCTGGGTGGTGGGCCGTGCTGCCGGTCTTTTCGGCGATGACTTTTGCCTTGCTGATAATCGGCAACCGCTATGTAGCGGGACAGGCTTCAGGCCTGGCGATGCAGTTCGTGGTTGCAGCCTATGCAGCGCCAATCCTGCTGGTCGCCACCCCGCTGTTTGCCTTGACTGGAATCGAACGCTTTGCAGTGGGCATGCCGGACAGGAGCATTGTCGTCCGCTGCGCCGTGGTTGCCTTGACCGCCAGCTGCGCACATTGGCTGGTCTATCTCGGCACCACGCGCGCGGGGGCCGCAAAGGTCGCGCCGATGAGCTACATCCAGCTACTTGTCGCCAGCGTCATCGGCTGGGGTTGGTTCGGGGACCACCCCGATGGCTGGACACTGCTTGGTGCGGTCATAATCATTAGCGCCGGGCTCTACCTCTGGCGCGCCGGATTGGTGAAGGAACCGGCAGAGAGCGAATAG
- a CDS encoding CpaF family protein has translation MSAFGRRNGAGGMAPGARPQFGVARPMKGGIETPKAPVPGGDQFPPLPGEMAEPASYDNPAVKADAMTRLQDRVNGVVDNQYNAEGFEASVHKIKEQVLPRLLERVDPEAAATLSKEELSEEFRPIIMEVLAELKVTLNRREQFALEKVLIDELLGFGPLEELLNDPDVSDIMVNGPDQTYIEKKGKLQIAPIRFRDESHLFQIAQRIVNQVGRRVDQTTPLADARLKDGSRVNVIVPPLSLRGTAISIRKFSEKPITLDMLRDFGSMSDKMCTALKIAGACRMNIVISGGTGSGKTTMLNALSKMIDPGERVLTIEDAAELRLQQPHWLPLETRPPNLEGQGAITIGDLVKNALRMRPDRIILGEIRGAECFDLLAAMNTGHDGSMCTLHANSPRECLGRMENMILMGDIKIPKEAISRQIAESVDIIVQVKRLRDGSRRTTNITEVIGMEGDVIVTQELFKFEYLDESDDGKIIGEFRPSGLRPYTLEKARQFGFDQAYLEACL, from the coding sequence ATGAGCGCATTCGGCCGACGCAACGGAGCTGGTGGCATGGCACCCGGGGCACGCCCCCAGTTTGGTGTTGCCCGCCCGATGAAGGGCGGCATTGAAACGCCCAAGGCGCCCGTCCCCGGCGGCGACCAGTTCCCGCCGTTGCCTGGCGAAATGGCCGAGCCCGCCTCGTACGACAACCCTGCGGTCAAGGCCGACGCAATGACCCGGTTGCAGGACCGCGTCAACGGCGTGGTCGACAACCAGTACAATGCCGAAGGCTTCGAAGCCTCGGTCCACAAGATCAAGGAACAGGTGCTGCCGCGCCTGCTCGAACGCGTCGATCCCGAAGCCGCCGCCACATTGAGCAAGGAAGAACTCTCCGAAGAGTTCCGCCCGATCATCATGGAAGTGCTGGCCGAATTGAAGGTCACGCTGAACCGGCGCGAACAGTTCGCACTCGAAAAGGTCCTGATCGACGAGCTGCTCGGCTTCGGCCCGCTGGAGGAGCTGCTCAACGATCCCGACGTATCGGACATCATGGTCAACGGGCCGGACCAGACCTACATCGAAAAGAAGGGCAAGCTGCAGATTGCCCCGATCCGGTTCCGCGACGAAAGCCATCTGTTCCAGATTGCACAGCGGATCGTGAACCAGGTCGGCCGCCGCGTCGACCAGACCACGCCGCTGGCTGACGCCCGCCTCAAGGATGGCAGCCGCGTCAACGTGATCGTGCCGCCGCTCTCGCTGCGGGGCACCGCGATATCAATCCGTAAGTTTTCCGAGAAGCCGATCACGCTCGACATGCTGCGCGATTTCGGTTCGATGAGCGACAAGATGTGCACCGCGCTCAAGATCGCGGGTGCCTGCCGCATGAACATCGTCATCTCGGGCGGTACGGGTTCGGGTAAGACGACCATGCTCAACGCCCTGTCGAAGATGATCGACCCGGGCGAGCGTGTGCTGACCATCGAAGACGCGGCCGAACTTCGCCTGCAGCAGCCGCACTGGCTGCCGCTCGAAACCCGTCCGCCCAACCTTGAAGGCCAGGGCGCAATCACCATCGGTGATCTCGTGAAGAACGCGCTGCGTATGCGGCCGGACCGGATCATCCTGGGCGAAATCCGCGGCGCCGAGTGTTTTGACCTCCTCGCCGCGATGAACACCGGCCACGACGGTTCGATGTGTACGCTCCACGCCAACAGCCCGCGCGAATGCCTGGGCCGTATGGAAAACATGATCTTGATGGGCGACATCAAGATCCCGAAGGAAGCGATCTCGCGCCAGATTGCCGAATCCGTGGACATCATCGTTCAGGTCAAGCGCCTGCGCGACGGTTCGCGCCGCACGACCAACATCACAGAGGTGATCGGGATGGAAGGCGATGTGATCGTCACCCAAGAGCTGTTCAAGTTCGAGTATCTGGACGAGAGCGACGACGGCAAGATCATCGGCGAATTCCGCCCGTCGGGCCTGCGGCCCTACACGCTGGAAAAGGCCCGTCAGTTTGGGTTCGACCAAGCCTATCTGGAAGCCTGTCTCTAA
- a CDS encoding entericidin A/B family lipoprotein: MKKRIIAAILLASVAVTTSACNTVKGLGRDIESVGDAGDKAINR, translated from the coding sequence ATGAAGAAGCGTATCATCGCCGCGATTTTGCTGGCTTCGGTCGCGGTTACGACGTCTGCCTGCAATACGGTGAAGGGCTTGGGCCGCGACATCGAGTCTGTTGGCGACGCGGGTGACAAGGCGATCAATCGCTAA
- a CDS encoding ABA4-like family protein, translated as MWQAMFSFTNAVVVIAWLILAFLPRKPLAMTAVLYLGVGLLCLCYTVMFAALLSGSVDPGQVPGSAPYVASDYSIAGLRKLFLSDGGLVIGWTHYLAFDLFTGLWIARDADNKGFSRAVQLPFLFATFMAGPIGLFTWLIVRERRAREMHPAQNRIRL; from the coding sequence ATGTGGCAGGCGATGTTCTCGTTCACCAATGCGGTGGTCGTCATCGCCTGGCTCATCCTGGCGTTCCTCCCGCGCAAGCCGCTGGCGATGACCGCGGTGCTCTACCTCGGTGTCGGGCTGCTGTGCCTTTGCTATACAGTGATGTTCGCGGCTTTGCTGAGCGGTTCGGTCGACCCCGGCCAGGTCCCCGGCAGCGCCCCCTATGTTGCCTCGGACTATTCAATCGCCGGCTTGCGCAAACTGTTCTTATCCGACGGCGGGCTGGTGATCGGCTGGACGCATTACCTGGCGTTCGACCTGTTCACCGGCCTCTGGATCGCGCGTGACGCGGATAACAAGGGCTTCAGCCGCGCGGTACAGTTGCCGTTCCTGTTTGCGACCTTCATGGCCGGGCCGATTGGCCTGTTCACCTGGCTGATCGTGCGGGAACGCCGGGCGCGGGAAATGCACCCGGCGCAAAACCGCATCCGGCTGTAA